A window of Campylobacter cuniculorum DSM 23162 = LMG 24588 contains these coding sequences:
- the serA gene encoding phosphoglycerate dehydrogenase — MKKKIIICDAILDKGIELLRKAEDIELIEASKIPKNQLMSMLDDVDIAITRSSTDVDENFLNHAKKLKALIRAGVGVDNVDIQNCSKRGVIVMNVPTANTIAAVELTMAHLLTSARAFVNAHNFLKIQRKWEREKWYGVELMGKTLGVIGFGNIGSRVAIRAKAFGMKILAYDPYIPANKITDLGMQQAKHCDEILEKSDFITIHTPKTKETNNMISFKELEKMKDNIRLINCARGGLYNEEALCEGLKSGKIAWLGIDVFDKEPAINHPLLDFENVSVTSHLGANTYESQENISIQACEQALNAARGINYANALNLPIKTEDLPDFVEPYIELVSKMAFLAAQIDKNPIRSIKLEAQGAISEYMHSLLTFAVVGALGRILGESINYVNAEFVAKEKGIELLCETSPNSGYNNKLSVKISTEHSSVNVSGTVFGENEQRIVDLNGFKTDFKPKGKMLVFKNKDIPGVIAKISAVLASKNINIADFRLGRDNLGYALAVVLVDEAIKKEVLDELNRLEVCIFVEYVEI; from the coding sequence GTGAAGAAAAAAATCATAATTTGCGATGCAATTTTAGATAAAGGAATTGAACTCTTAAGAAAAGCTGAAGATATTGAGCTTATTGAGGCTTCTAAAATTCCTAAAAATCAGCTTATGTCAATGTTAGATGATGTAGATATTGCGATTACGAGAAGTTCTACTGATGTTGATGAAAATTTTTTAAATCATGCAAAAAAACTTAAAGCCTTGATTCGTGCAGGAGTAGGGGTTGATAATGTGGATATTCAAAATTGTTCTAAAAGAGGCGTTATAGTTATGAATGTCCCAACGGCTAATACCATTGCTGCAGTTGAATTGACTATGGCTCATCTTTTAACTTCAGCAAGAGCCTTTGTCAATGCCCATAATTTTTTAAAAATTCAAAGAAAATGGGAGAGAGAAAAATGGTACGGGGTTGAGCTTATGGGCAAGACTTTAGGAGTGATAGGCTTTGGAAACATAGGTTCTAGAGTAGCCATTAGAGCTAAGGCTTTTGGAATGAAAATTTTAGCCTATGACCCTTATATCCCCGCAAATAAAATTACAGATTTAGGAATGCAACAAGCTAAGCATTGTGATGAAATTTTGGAAAAAAGCGATTTTATCACAATCCATACACCTAAAACCAAAGAAACAAATAATATGATAAGCTTTAAAGAGCTTGAAAAAATGAAAGATAACATTCGCTTGATTAATTGTGCTAGAGGGGGATTATACAATGAAGAAGCCTTATGTGAAGGCTTAAAAAGTGGTAAAATCGCTTGGCTTGGGATTGATGTTTTTGACAAAGAACCTGCGATAAACCATCCGCTTTTGGATTTTGAAAATGTTTCAGTAACTTCTCATTTAGGTGCAAACACTTATGAAAGTCAAGAAAACATTTCCATACAAGCCTGTGAACAAGCTTTGAATGCAGCTCGAGGGATTAATTACGCTAATGCTTTAAATTTACCGATTAAAACGGAGGATTTACCTGATTTTGTTGAGCCTTATATCGAGCTTGTTTCTAAAATGGCATTCTTAGCTGCACAAATTGATAAAAATCCTATTAGAAGCATTAAACTTGAAGCACAAGGGGCTATCAGTGAATATATGCATTCTTTATTGACCTTTGCGGTTGTGGGTGCTTTGGGTAGAATTTTAGGTGAGAGTATAAATTATGTCAATGCTGAATTTGTAGCCAAAGAAAAGGGTATAGAACTTCTTTGTGAAACCTCTCCAAATAGCGGTTATAACAATAAACTTAGCGTTAAAATTAGCACAGAGCATTCTAGTGTCAATGTTTCTGGAACTGTGTTTGGAGAAAACGAACAAAGGATTGTGGATTTAAATGGTTTTAAAACAGATTTTAAACCAAAAGGAAAAATGCTCGTGTTTAAAAACAAAGACATTCCGGGAGTGATTGCTAAAATCAGTGCTGTTTTAGCTTCTAAAAATATCAATATCGCAGATTTTAGACTAGGACGCGATAATTTAGGATATGCTTTAGCCGTAGTTTTAGTTGATGAAGCGATAAAAAAAGAAGTGCTTGATGAGCTTAATAGGCTTGAAGTTTGTATTTTTGTTGAATATGTTGAAATTTAA
- a CDS encoding 30S ribosomal protein S1, with product MNESNKKVQNNIDDYLEEENFEQLLEAFDKSRENATTQGVIVEIKNDEVYVDIGKKSEGILALSEIQDEKGNLLFNVGDSIKIAVIGSRNGKPLVSHKKALKKEKISEFIKNYKEGENDIFEVKIMSKNKGGLIVANEEGVEFFLPKSQYNFKDSNNLSNKTFKVKIIKIDKEGQSVVVSRKKIVDDERKKRKELIQNIVGQEEAIEGVIKKITTYGMFVDVGGIDGLVHYSEISYKGPVNPSTLYKEGDSVPVKVIKYDKERQHLSLSIKAALPDPWGEIKDSLEVGDTVKVIVSNIESYGAFVDLGNDIEGFLHISEISWDKDIKHPKDYISKGQELDVEVIEIDSDERRLRVSLRNLLSKPFDEFIKNHKAGEVLEGVITSITAFGAFVKLDSIEGLLHNEDASWDRNDKCKDLYKVGDKINVKIIKIDEEKQKISLSTKELSTSPIQEYAKNHKTGESVKGVVRDIKEFGVFVELSKNVDALIHKEDIGNLDLSSLKIGDEIEAAIVFIDEKKNRIRLSVKNLLKIKEREALNRINKEDKMTLGDIIKEQLT from the coding sequence ATGAATGAGTCGAACAAAAAAGTTCAAAATAATATAGACGACTATCTTGAAGAAGAGAATTTTGAGCAACTTTTGGAAGCTTTTGATAAATCAAGAGAAAATGCCACAACTCAAGGCGTCATTGTTGAAATTAAGAATGATGAAGTTTATGTGGATATAGGAAAGAAATCAGAAGGCATTTTAGCATTAAGTGAAATTCAAGATGAGAAGGGAAATTTACTTTTTAATGTGGGCGATTCAATCAAAATTGCTGTCATAGGTTCTCGCAATGGAAAACCTTTAGTATCTCATAAAAAAGCTTTAAAAAAAGAAAAAATTTCTGAATTTATTAAAAATTATAAAGAGGGAGAAAATGACATTTTTGAAGTCAAAATTATGAGTAAAAATAAGGGAGGTTTGATTGTAGCAAATGAAGAAGGGGTTGAATTTTTCTTACCAAAATCTCAATATAACTTCAAAGATAGCAATAATCTTAGCAATAAAACCTTTAAAGTTAAGATTATCAAAATAGACAAAGAAGGACAAAGTGTCGTTGTTTCAAGGAAAAAGATTGTTGATGATGAGAGAAAAAAACGTAAAGAGCTTATCCAAAATATAGTAGGACAAGAAGAGGCGATTGAAGGAGTGATTAAAAAAATCACCACTTATGGTATGTTCGTTGATGTTGGCGGTATAGATGGGCTTGTGCATTATAGTGAAATTTCTTATAAGGGTCCTGTTAATCCTAGCACCCTATACAAAGAGGGCGATAGCGTTCCTGTTAAGGTGATTAAGTATGATAAAGAGCGTCAGCATCTTTCTTTATCCATTAAAGCAGCCTTACCCGATCCTTGGGGTGAAATTAAAGATAGCTTAGAAGTGGGCGATACGGTTAAAGTCATTGTTTCTAATATAGAATCTTACGGAGCTTTTGTAGATTTGGGAAATGATATTGAAGGTTTTTTACATATCAGTGAAATTTCTTGGGATAAAGACATTAAGCATCCTAAGGATTATATCAGCAAGGGACAAGAGCTTGATGTTGAAGTGATTGAGATTGATTCAGATGAAAGACGTTTAAGGGTATCCTTAAGGAATTTGCTTTCAAAACCTTTTGATGAATTCATTAAAAATCATAAAGCTGGAGAAGTTTTAGAAGGTGTGATTACTTCGATTACTGCTTTTGGAGCTTTTGTGAAATTAGATTCTATTGAGGGTCTTTTGCACAATGAAGATGCTTCTTGGGATAGAAATGATAAATGTAAAGATTTATACAAGGTTGGAGATAAAATTAACGTTAAAATCATTAAAATTGATGAAGAAAAACAAAAAATTTCATTGAGCACTAAAGAATTAAGCACCAGTCCTATACAAGAATATGCTAAAAATCATAAAACAGGAGAGAGCGTTAAGGGTGTGGTTAGAGATATTAAAGAATTTGGAGTTTTTGTAGAACTTAGCAAAAATGTCGATGCCTTAATCCACAAAGAAGATATAGGAAATTTGGATTTATCGAGTCTTAAAATCGGAGATGAAATTGAAGCAGCAATTGTTTTCATTGATGAAAAGAAAAATAGAATTCGTCTTAGTGTGAAAAATCTGCTTAAAATAAAAGAACGCGAAGCTTTAAACCGAATCAACAAAGAAGACAAAATGACTTTAGGTGATATTATCAAAGAACAATTAACTTAA
- a CDS encoding 4-hydroxy-3-methylbut-2-enyl diphosphate reductase, with the protein MIIELAKNYGFCFGVKRAIKKAEQIKDAATIGPLIHNNEEISRLQKKFNVKTLQNITDLTNEKKAIIRTHGITKQDLAELQKKNIEIFDATCPFVTKPQQLCEQMSKEGYEVVIFGDENHPEVKGVKSYVSTKAYVVLDKSELEDLKLPHKIAVVSQTTKKVEQFMELVNFLMLKVKEVRVFNTICDATFKNQAAITELSKKSDIIIIVGGKNSANTKQLFLIAKNYCEDSYLIETQDELEKSWFKDKKHCGISAGASTPDWIIKEVVDKIKAF; encoded by the coding sequence TTGATTATTGAATTAGCGAAAAATTATGGTTTTTGTTTTGGCGTTAAAAGGGCTATTAAAAAAGCAGAACAAATCAAAGATGCTGCAACCATAGGACCACTTATCCACAATAACGAAGAAATTTCTCGTTTGCAAAAAAAATTTAATGTCAAAACCTTGCAAAATATCACAGATTTAACAAATGAAAAAAAGGCTATCATAAGAACACATGGCATCACCAAACAAGATTTAGCCGAACTTCAAAAAAAGAATATTGAAATTTTTGATGCCACTTGTCCTTTTGTAACTAAGCCTCAACAACTCTGTGAACAAATGAGCAAAGAGGGCTATGAAGTGGTGATTTTTGGGGATGAAAACCATCCTGAAGTTAAAGGTGTAAAAAGCTATGTTAGCACAAAGGCTTATGTAGTTTTAGATAAAAGTGAGTTAGAAGATTTAAAACTTCCTCATAAAATTGCTGTGGTGAGTCAAACAACTAAAAAGGTAGAGCAATTTATGGAGCTTGTTAATTTTTTGATGTTAAAGGTTAAAGAAGTGCGTGTTTTTAATACCATTTGCGATGCAACGTTTAAAAATCAAGCGGCCATTACCGAGCTTTCTAAAAAAAGCGATATTATTATCATTGTTGGAGGTAAAAATTCAGCAAACACGAAACAACTTTTCTTGATTGCTAAGAATTATTGTGAAGATAGTTATCTTATAGAAACTCAAGATGAGCTTGAAAAATCGTGGTTTAAAGACAAAAAACATTGTGGCATTAGTGCAGGAGCTAGCACTCCGGATTGGATTATTAAGGAAGTGGTGGATAAAATTAAAGCATTTTAA
- a CDS encoding response regulator transcription factor: MLKFKAKICIIEDDRDLNDLLTLKLKSNAYEILSLFDFKELESVLDEQEIDLLIVDRNLPSGDSLEKIKNLRKQGYKEPVIFLTAKTLHKDLLEGFEGGCDDYICKPFEFDELLLRIKAVLKRYKKDEEKLFYKDFILDTINRDFFYKDELIELSNLDYELIKCLFENQNILLSRQFLSENVWKDDTTNDKTINIALTRLRKKIPKLQTHIKSIRGVGYKLC, from the coding sequence ATGTTGAAATTTAAAGCTAAAATTTGTATTATTGAAGATGATAGGGATTTAAACGATTTACTCACCCTTAAATTAAAATCAAACGCGTATGAAATTCTTTCACTCTTTGATTTTAAAGAACTTGAAAGTGTGCTCGATGAACAAGAGATTGATTTATTGATTGTAGATAGAAATTTGCCAAGCGGAGATTCTTTAGAAAAAATTAAAAATTTAAGAAAACAAGGTTATAAAGAACCTGTAATTTTCTTAACCGCTAAAACCCTACATAAAGACTTGCTTGAAGGTTTTGAGGGAGGCTGCGATGATTATATTTGCAAACCTTTTGAATTTGATGAGCTTTTACTTCGTATTAAGGCGGTTTTAAAACGTTATAAAAAAGATGAAGAAAAGCTTTTTTATAAAGATTTCATTTTGGACACTATCAATAGGGATTTTTTTTATAAAGATGAATTAATAGAGCTTTCAAATTTAGATTATGAGTTGATTAAATGTTTATTTGAGAATCAAAACATACTCTTAAGCCGACAATTTCTAAGTGAAAATGTGTGGAAAGATGACACGACAAATGATAAAACAATCAATATTGCTTTGACAAGATTGAGGAAAAAAATTCCAAAACTTCAAACTCATATTAAAAGCATTCGCGGAGTGGGCTATAAATTATGTTAA
- a CDS encoding sensor histidine kinase produces MLKTKNIFIIFFSLLVLVFAFIFYILANSHLNLLLLKQYEQKIKSLDDTLRFGLLEQLNPQNIKEFATYTRADFIIKKNGELFSSLDETFENFEKKALLNDKKFLTKEFNFKDYNYTIIVYPYFTDFKKFWSKMLLFFGFYLILVLILFYFIGKKLAKHLQQILEFLQNIDTQKNVFLENSIFKELNLLNKKLFKTKDKILKKNEKAKKQSDKISLKNTQLTSVISAISHELKNPLSVIDLSLLILKDENLTDEKLKKELLEKIMRQSLKLNKLTEKLNFVFNFNTQNLKMQDFDLFELCKKIIENPGFERVILQGKSSKVKADEFLIEQVIINLLSNALKYSQKEVILSVENSRLCVQDFGIGIEENQLKLVTKKFYKIDSKSDNSFGLGLFLVKKILSIHKSYLEIFSKPNQGSQFSFKL; encoded by the coding sequence ATGTTAAAAACCAAAAATATTTTTATAATATTTTTTAGCTTACTTGTCTTAGTCTTTGCTTTTATTTTTTATATTCTTGCAAATTCTCATCTTAATTTATTATTGCTTAAACAATACGAACAGAAGATAAAAAGTTTAGATGATACCTTAAGATTTGGACTTTTAGAACAACTTAATCCGCAAAATATCAAAGAATTTGCCACATATACAAGGGCTGATTTTATAATCAAAAAAAATGGAGAGCTTTTTTCTTCTTTAGATGAAACTTTTGAAAATTTTGAAAAAAAGGCTCTCTTAAATGATAAAAAATTTTTAACTAAAGAATTCAATTTTAAAGATTATAATTACACCATCATCGTTTATCCCTATTTTACAGATTTTAAAAAATTTTGGTCCAAAATGCTTTTATTTTTTGGTTTTTATTTAATTTTGGTTTTGATTTTGTTTTATTTTATAGGTAAAAAACTTGCCAAACATCTTCAACAAATTCTTGAATTTTTGCAAAATATCGACACTCAAAAAAATGTTTTTTTGGAAAATTCAATCTTTAAAGAACTCAATTTGCTCAATAAAAAGCTTTTTAAAACTAAGGATAAAATTCTTAAAAAAAATGAAAAGGCAAAAAAACAGAGCGATAAAATTTCTCTTAAAAATACCCAGCTTACGAGTGTTATTAGTGCAATCTCTCACGAACTTAAAAATCCTTTAAGCGTAATTGATCTCAGTCTTTTGATATTAAAAGATGAAAATTTAACGGATGAAAAACTTAAAAAAGAGCTTTTAGAAAAGATTATGCGACAAAGCTTAAAGCTTAATAAACTTACTGAAAAACTTAATTTTGTATTTAATTTTAACACTCAAAATTTAAAAATGCAAGATTTTGATTTATTTGAACTTTGTAAAAAGATTATAGAAAATCCCGGTTTTGAAAGAGTGATTCTTCAAGGAAAAAGTTCAAAGGTTAAAGCTGATGAGTTCTTAATCGAACAAGTGATTATTAATTTGCTTTCAAATGCTTTAAAGTATAGTCAAAAAGAAGTGATTTTAAGTGTAGAAAATTCAAGGCTTTGTGTGCAAGATTTTGGCATAGGCATAGAAGAAAATCAACTCAAACTTGTTACAAAAAAATTTTATAAAATCGATTCAAAAAGCGATAATTCTTTTGGTTTGGGACTTTTTTTGGTGAAAAAAATTTTAAGCATTCATAAAAGTTATTTGGAAATCTTTTCAAAACCAAATCAAGGAAGTCAATTCAGCTTTAAGCTTTGA
- a CDS encoding BspA family leucine-rich repeat surface protein, whose amino-acid sequence MQKKIFTLLMFALFAVFATAQEHKYHPQTEAELKALVEDLSINLGAIDTSKITDMSELFYETERQDFSGIETWDVSKVENMRWMFRDAKSFNQNINSWNVSKVENMSDMFLGATSFNQPLDKWNVSHVEYMSAMFSGAKSFNQNINSWDVSNVLDMSAMFSEAKSFNQPLDKWDVSNVGIMESMFSGATSFNQPLDKWNVSNVRNMECMFSITKSFNQNINSWDVSNVRNMRYMFAKAISFNQPLDKWNVSNVEDMSDMFLFAKSFNQNINSWNVSKVKNMYGMFSGATSFNQPLDKWNVSNVESMSYMFSGAESFNQNINSWNVSKVEFMNNMFLLAKSFNQNINSWDVSKVGRNMSYMFESSPLEKNPPQWFKK is encoded by the coding sequence ATGCAAAAGAAAATTTTTACTCTTTTAATGTTTGCTTTGTTTGCAGTTTTTGCGACTGCCCAAGAGCACAAATATCATCCACAAACCGAAGCAGAATTAAAGGCTTTGGTCGAGGATTTGTCAATCAATCTTGGTGCGATTGACACAAGCAAAATCACAGATATGAGTGAGTTGTTTTATGAAACCGAACGACAAGATTTTAGCGGTATAGAAACTTGGGATGTCAGCAAGGTTGAAAATATGCGTTGGATGTTTCGTGATGCAAAATCTTTCAATCAAAATATAAATTCTTGGAATGTTAGTAAGGTTGAAAATATGAGTGATATGTTTCTTGGTGCAACATCCTTTAATCAGCCTTTAGATAAATGGAATGTCAGTCATGTTGAATATATGAGTGCTATGTTTTCAGGGGCAAAATCTTTTAATCAAAATATCAATTCTTGGGATGTTAGTAATGTTCTAGATATGAGTGCTATGTTTTCAGAAGCGAAGTCTTTCAATCAACCTTTAGACAAGTGGGATGTTAGTAATGTTGGAATTATGGAAAGTATGTTTAGTGGAGCAACATCCTTTAATCAACCTTTAGATAAATGGAATGTCAGTAATGTTAGAAATATGGAATGTATGTTTTCAATTACAAAATCTTTCAATCAAAATATCAATTCTTGGGATGTCAGTAATGTTAGAAATATGAGATATATGTTTGCAAAAGCAATATCCTTTAATCAACCTTTAGATAAATGGAATGTCAGTAATGTTGAAGATATGAGTGATATGTTTTTATTTGCAAAATCTTTCAATCAAAATATAAATTCTTGGAATGTTAGTAAGGTTAAAAATATGTATGGTATGTTTTCAGGTGCAACATCCTTTAATCAACCTTTAGATAAATGGAATGTCAGTAATGTTGAGAGTATGAGTTATATGTTTTCAGGGGCAGAATCTTTTAATCAAAATATAAATTCTTGGAATGTTAGTAAGGTTGAATTTATGAATAATATGTTTTTACTTGCAAAATCTTTTAATCAAAATATCAATTCTTGGGATGTCAGTAAGGTTGGAAGAAATATGAGTTATATGTTTGAAAGCTCTCCTTTGGAAAAAAATCCACCTCAATGGTTTAAAAAATAA
- a CDS encoding BspA family leucine-rich repeat surface protein has protein sequence MQKKIFTLLMFALFAVFATAQEHKYHPQTKTELKALVENLSINLGVIDTSKITDMRALFAETKRKDFSGIETWDVSNVKDMSWMFLEAESFNQNINAWNVSNVKDMRGMFAGATSFNQPLDKWNVSNVEYMHGMFSGATSFNQPLDKWNVSNVEYMLGMFQYAESFNQNINSWDISNVEYMDGMFEGSPLEKNPPQWFKK, from the coding sequence ATGCAAAAGAAAATTTTTACTCTTTTAATGTTTGCTTTGTTTGCGGTTTTTGCGACTGCCCAAGAACACAAATATCATCCACAAACCAAAACAGAATTAAAGGCTTTAGTTGAGAATTTATCAATCAATCTTGGTGTAATTGATACGAGCAAAATTACAGATATGAGAGCGTTGTTTGCCGAAACTAAACGAAAAGATTTTAGTGGCATAGAAACTTGGGATGTTAGTAATGTTAAAGATATGAGTTGGATGTTTTTAGAAGCAGAATCTTTTAATCAAAATATAAATGCTTGGAATGTTAGCAATGTTAAAGATATGCGTGGTATGTTTGCAGGTGCAACATCCTTTAATCAGCCTTTAGATAAATGGAATGTCAGTAATGTTGAATATATGCATGGTATGTTTTCAGGTGCAACATCCTTTAATCAACCTTTAGATAAATGGAATGTCAGTAATGTTGAATATATGCTTGGTATGTTTCAATATGCAGAATCTTTTAATCAAAATATAAATTCTTGGGATATCAGTAATGTTGAATATATGGACGGTATGTTTGAAGGCTCTCCTTTGGAAAAAAATCCACCTCAATGGTTTAAAAAATAA
- a CDS encoding BspA family leucine-rich repeat surface protein: protein MQKKIFALLMFALFALVLTLFAVFSKYHPQTKTELKALVENLSINLGVIDTSKITDMRALFAETKRKDFSGIETWDVSNVKDMSWMFLEAESFNQNINSWNVSNVETMDGMFSKASSFNQPLDKWDVSQVETMYDMFSRATSFNQNINAWNVSNVKDMSAMFSGATSFNQPLDKWNVSKVRNMEYMFSEAESFNQNINSWNVSNVRNMGCMFRGAESFNQNINAWNVSNVKDMRGMFAGAESFNQPLDKWNVSNVEYMLGMFQYAESFNQNINSWDVSNVEYTDGMFERSPLKKNPPQWYKEIKISWTQ from the coding sequence ATGCAAAAGAAAATTTTTGCTCTTTTAATGTTTGCTTTATTTGCTTTAGTGCTTACTTTGTTTGCAGTTTTTAGCAAATATCATCCACAAACCAAAACAGAATTAAAGGCTTTAGTTGAGAATTTATCAATCAATCTTGGTGTAATTGATACGAGCAAAATTACAGATATGAGAGCGTTGTTTGCCGAAACTAAACGAAAAGATTTTAGTGGCATAGAAACTTGGGATGTTAGTAATGTTAAAGATATGAGTTGGATGTTTTTAGAAGCAGAATCTTTTAATCAAAATATCAATTCTTGGAATGTTAGTAATGTTGAAACTATGGATGGTATGTTTTCAAAAGCAAGTTCTTTCAATCAACCCTTAGATAAATGGGATGTCAGTCAGGTTGAAACTATGTATGATATGTTTTCACGTGCAACATCTTTTAATCAAAATATAAATGCTTGGAATGTTAGCAATGTTAAAGATATGAGTGCTATGTTTTCAGGTGCAACATCCTTCAATCAACCCTTAGATAAATGGAATGTTAGCAAGGTTAGAAATATGGAATATATGTTTTCAGAAGCAGAATCTTTTAATCAAAATATCAATTCTTGGAATGTTAGTAATGTTAGAAATATGGGATGTATGTTTAGAGGTGCAGAATCTTTTAATCAAAATATAAATGCTTGGAATGTTAGCAATGTTAAAGATATGCGTGGTATGTTTGCAGGTGCAGAGTCTTTCAATCAACCTTTAGATAAATGGAATGTCAGTAATGTTGAATATATGCTTGGTATGTTTCAATATGCAGAATCTTTTAATCAAAATATCAATTCTTGGGATGTCAGTAATGTTGAATATACGGATGGTATGTTTGAAAGGTCTCCTTTGAAAAAAAATCCACCTCAATGGTATAAAGAAATCAAAATTTCTTGGACTCAATGA
- the abc-f gene encoding ribosomal protection-like ABC-F family protein, translated as MALIDLIEVSKKFGEKIILNEVNFSANEGEKIAIIGKNGEGKSTFLKILFKSLSPDSGVVSSQNGKSMAMLSQNIDFNINLSVGEMIKKELDEIYFALKEYELLQEKLNKEPENKDLLRAIDDIINWIESKDAWNIDAKIERILKEFQLFDYKDRAVFSLSGGEIRRVGLCVLLLKNPDILLLDEPSNHLDVYMTHFLEKLLKNSKMCVIFISHDRHFIDEVADKCVEIEAGKVSIFKGNYANYLEKKVQILQNLAKSHENLLKQLKSEEEWLRRGVKARLKRNEGRKERIFKMRELAKKNPKDIRRLKLELSRASLNFNQEKSINRKKMLFELKNISKSIGGKTLFRDFSARILQGERIAIVGKNGCGKSTFLKILLGELCCDSGELKRGEIKIGYFDQAREMINPDKNLIEIFCPNGGDRVEVRGKNMHIYAYLKNFLFPKEFLDKPVSVLSGGEKSRLALALLFTKNYDILILDEPTNDLDIATINILEEYLLSFEGAILFVSHDRYFVDKIATKLYAFEENSKISIEYIPYTEYLENERDFKELENFVSNSEKNSHSSKEKSSKKLSYKENEILQKYPAKIEKLEQEILELNHSLSKPELYQEKGINALYERLKEAQKELEILEQMYFSVLEKSI; from the coding sequence ATGGCATTGATTGATTTAATAGAAGTTTCGAAAAAATTTGGTGAAAAAATTATCTTAAATGAGGTTAATTTTAGTGCAAATGAGGGAGAAAAAATCGCCATTATAGGTAAAAATGGGGAAGGAAAATCCACTTTTTTAAAGATACTTTTTAAAAGTTTAAGTCCAGATAGCGGCGTGGTGTCTTCGCAAAATGGTAAAAGTATGGCGATGCTCTCACAAAATATTGATTTTAATATAAATTTAAGCGTAGGTGAGATGATTAAAAAAGAGCTTGATGAGATATATTTTGCTTTAAAAGAATATGAACTTTTGCAGGAAAAATTAAACAAAGAACCTGAAAATAAAGATTTATTAAGAGCCATTGATGACATTATTAATTGGATTGAAAGTAAGGATGCGTGGAATATTGACGCAAAAATTGAACGTATTTTGAAAGAATTTCAGCTTTTTGATTATAAAGATAGGGCGGTTTTTTCTTTAAGTGGTGGAGAAATACGTCGCGTGGGTCTTTGTGTGCTTTTATTAAAAAATCCAGATATTTTACTTTTAGATGAACCAAGCAATCATTTAGATGTTTATATGACGCATTTTTTAGAAAAATTGCTCAAAAATTCAAAAATGTGTGTGATATTTATCTCGCATGATAGACATTTTATCGATGAAGTTGCAGATAAATGCGTGGAGATAGAAGCAGGAAAAGTCAGTATTTTTAAGGGAAATTATGCAAATTATTTAGAAAAAAAGGTGCAAATTTTACAAAATTTAGCCAAGAGTCATGAGAATTTATTGAAGCAATTAAAAAGTGAAGAAGAATGGCTAAGAAGAGGGGTTAAAGCAAGGCTTAAACGCAATGAAGGACGCAAAGAAAGAATTTTTAAAATGCGTGAGCTTGCAAAGAAAAATCCTAAGGACATTAGGAGACTTAAACTTGAGCTTTCAAGAGCAAGTTTAAATTTCAATCAAGAAAAAAGCATTAACCGCAAAAAAATGCTTTTTGAGCTTAAAAATATCAGTAAAAGTATAGGAGGAAAGACGCTTTTTAGGGATTTTAGTGCAAGAATTTTACAAGGAGAAAGAATAGCCATTGTCGGTAAAAATGGTTGTGGAAAATCCACTTTTTTAAAGATACTTTTGGGTGAGCTTTGTTGTGATAGCGGAGAACTTAAAAGAGGAGAGATAAAAATCGGCTATTTTGACCAAGCAAGAGAGATGATTAATCCGGATAAAAATTTGATTGAAATTTTTTGTCCCAATGGAGGAGATAGGGTTGAAGTGCGTGGAAAAAATATGCATATTTATGCTTATCTTAAAAATTTTTTATTTCCTAAGGAATTTTTAGATAAACCTGTAAGTGTATTGAGCGGGGGAGAGAAAAGTCGCCTTGCCTTAGCCTTACTTTTTACGAAAAATTATGATATTTTGATTTTAGATGAGCCTACAAATGACCTTGATATTGCAACGATTAATATTTTAGAGGAATATTTGCTTTCTTTTGAGGGAGCCATTTTGTTTGTCTCACATGATAGGTATTTTGTGGATAAAATCGCTACAAAACTTTATGCCTTTGAAGAAAATTCAAAGATTAGCATAGAATATATACCTTATACAGAGTATTTAGAAAATGAAAGAGATTTTAAAGAATTAGAAAATTTTGTTTCAAATTCAGAAAAAAATTCTCACTCAAGCAAAGAAAAAAGTTCTAAAAAACTGAGTTATAAAGAAAATGAAATTTTGCAAAAATATCCTGCAAAAATCGAAAAATTAGAGCAAGAAATTTTAGAATTAAATCACTCTTTATCCAAACCAGAGCTTTATCAAGAAAAGGGGATTAATGCTCTTTATGAAAGACTTAAAGAGGCTCAAAAAGAATTAGAAATTTTAGAGCAAATGTATTTTTCTGTCTTAGAAAAAAGTATATGA